The Actinomycetes bacterium sequence TGTCCAACGGCTTGGTCGCTGTGGCGAACGTGGTCGGCCAGCAGCAACAAAACGCGCGCGACACGCTATCCGACCAAGGTCTACGGGTGAAAGTCCAAGAGAACTCCGGCAGTCAGCCATCGGGAACCGTCATCTCGCAGGATCCGACCGCTGGCACCAAAGTAAGCCGAGGAGACACCGTTACCTTGACAGTGTCCACTGGACCGACACCTACGCCGACGGCCACCAGCGAAAACCAGCAAAACCCGAGTCGGCAAGGGCAGTCCGCGCCACCTACTGAACTAACGCCACCCCAGGCTGAAGGCGACTTCCAACCCTAGGGAGCAACCTGGGTGGGTGCAGCAGCGACAACTGGACTGAGGTCAGCAGCTCGCTGTGGTGCCTCAGTGTCTCCGCAGGCGACCAACCAGTTAGCCAGTAGTTGGTGCCCGTGTTCAGTCAGGACTGATTCCGGATGGAACTGCACGCCCGCCACTGGGTGGATGCGATGCCGCAACCCCATAATGACGCCGCTAGCAGTTGTTGCGCTCACCTCGAGGTCGGCGGGCACGGTCTCGGGCGCTACGCCCAGCGAGTGGTACCTGGTAGCTGTAAAGGGAGAGGGCAAGTCTTGGAACACTCCTCGACCGTCGTGCTCGACCTGTGACGTCTTGCCGTGGAGCAGCTCCGGCGCCCGATCAACGATGGCACCGTAGACCTCAGCGATGGCCTGATGACCCAAACAGACGCCCAAGATCGGTACTTGCGCACCGTATTCGGCAATGATGGGGCGGCAGACGCCGGAATCTGCTGGGGTTCCCGGTCCCGGGCTCAGCAGCACACCGTCGTAGCCCAATACCGCCTTGGCCGATACCTTATCGTTGCGCTCCACAACCACTTCGGCACCGATTTGGGACAAGTACTGCGCCAGGTTGAAGACGAATGAGTCATAGTTATCGACAACGAGAATCCGTGGACCCTTCACAGTTCCACTCCTCTAACTGTTCTAACGATCATGGCGGAACTACTCTGCTCCACCACACTAGCCGCGGCCGGGTCGACGACACTAGCCGCGCCTGGCTGGCCAACCTCAGAGTTGTCGAACTCAATCTGAGTCTCCACCCAAGGGAATACCCAAACAAACAGCAATGCAATGGCGCCGAGGGTGAGAACGATGCTCAGCAGAACTCGCAGGAGTACCGGTCCCGGCAAGTGATGCCAGATCCATGCGTACATGTCAGTCATTACCCCTCGTGAGTTCGGGCGGGGGACCACCTGAACGCGGATACTCAGCGACCAACTCACCAAACCAGACGTAACGCTGCGCAGCCGAGTACATCGGATGACAGGCGTACATGGTCAGCAACTTCTGCTTCGGAGTCGCGTTCGACTTGCCTGGTACCGGGTCCAAGACCCAACCATCATTCGGACTAATGATCTTGTCGTTGTTCAGTTCGTAGACGAACCAACCATGTTTCGTTTCTACGATCACCGGGTCGCCGGGCTGGAGTTCCGCAATATCCATGAACGGTGCTCCATAGGTGGTTCGATGTCCGGCGATCGCAAAGTTACCCACTTGCCCTGGCAGCGCAGTGTCCTTGTGATGACCCACTCCCTGGGAAAGCAGCGAATGCTCCGTTCCCTCCACGATTGGTATGTCCCAGGACCGGTCTCCCAGGGCCGGAACGTAGAGCAGACCGAATGGCTGACCGACGGTGGTGTTGATATCGGTTTTGATCTCATCGTCAACTGGCGCCAAGTTCCACTCAAGCAACAGTTCGTCGCGGGTATCGGCCTGGGCTCGGGCGGCGAGCACATCGGTCCAGTACAACTGCCAACCGACAAAAAGCAGTAAAACTAGACCGGCGGTCACGAGGATTTCCCCGACTACGGAGAAGATTCGCCGGGTAGGCGAGGAACGCCGCGCGGCGGAACCATCGCTCATGCGTCCTCCCGAGTACCGACTTTCAGGGTATACGGGTGACGCCGCAATGCCCAGATCGACTGATTGCGGCCCCAGTAGGGCATGATGGGAGCAGCAACTGGAACCGGGAGGGACGCCGTGCCAGAATCGCGTCGCCGAAAAAGGGCTGCCTACACGCCGCCGCCGACGGGTAAGTCGAGCGAAGAGGACGAGCAGAAGAAGGTTCCGGTCAAAATCGGAAACTCACGCTGGCTAGCACCGCTGATGGTTGCGATGTTCATCATCGGACTTGCCTGGATTGTCGTGTGGTACGTATCGCCGGACAACGCTTTGATGGCGCCATTGGCCGGCTGGAACGTGGCCATCGGTTTCGTTTTCATTGGCATCGGCTTCGTGTTGTCCACAAAATGGGAGTAGTTTTCCACAAGCACGGCCTTGCTGGGCATAACTAGCCACTGGACCCCCACGCAACGTATTTGAGTACACGTTTTCCGTAGAATCTGCGGAATCCGTCGATAGATTCGGTGCTCCCCCCCTGATGACGCCTGCAATTGCCGCTAGCGGGTGAGCTCTAAGCAGCTGGCGAGTCTCTCCTGCTGCAGCATTATCCACAGGGCAGTGGATATGTGGATGATTACCCACACCTGTGTAGTTACATGTGGGTAGTTATCCGCAGTTGGGGATGAGTTGTGGATAAATCCGCTGGCTAAACTGACGGGTGCGCTTCAACACGGCATCCCGCGAAGGTCTGGCGATACTCCTCGTCGTTTTGGGAGTCGTGGCTTTCTCCGTGAATGCCGGGGTCTCCCGAATCGTGCTCGATGCCGGGGTGACACCTGCCGTTCTCTCTGGCGTACGGGCGGTCGGAGCGGCTGGCTTCTTGGCGTTGGCAGTGCTGATCTTTCGCCGGGCCCACTGGCGGATTCCCCGGCATGACCTGACGGTTCTGGTGGTCTACGGACTCGTGGGTCTGGGAGCACTGCCGCTGTTCTACTTCGAAGCTATCTCCCGGATCCCGATCGGATTGGCGCTCTTGCTGGAGTACCTAGCGCCGCTGTGGGTGGCGCTGTGGGCTCGATTCATCCGCAAGCAGCCGGTGAACCGATTGCTCTGGCCCGCCGTCGGACTCACCGTCCTTGGTTTGGGAATCATCGCAGCCACCGGCTTGGCCGACCTCGATCCGATTGGCGTCACAGCTGGGCTGGGGTGCAGCGTCGCGTTCGCAACATACTTCATCTTGGGTGAGCGCCTGGTGCAGCGCTCCGACCCGATCGTGGTGACCTTTTGGGGCTTCACTATCTCCGGCCTGCTGTGGACCTTCGTGGGTCTCACCGGTGTCGTAGGCGCATGGTGGTCGGTGTCATTGACCGCCGACGCCCAACTACCTGCGTCACTCGGTGCGGTCGTGTTTCCGCTCGGTGGCCTCTTGCTCTGGGTGATCTTACTGGGAACTGTGATCCCCTTCGGCGCCGAAACCGCAGCTATGCAATTCATCCCGGCAACGTTGGTGAGTGTGCTTGCCACCGCCGAGCCCATCGGCGCCGCGCTAGTGGCCTGGTGGCTTTTCGATCAGAGCCTTACCGGCTCGCAAATTGTCGGTGGTCTAGTGGTAGTTCTGGGAATCGTGTTGGCTCTGCTCAGCAGACCCAATCAGCACTTGCCCGCGCCCATCGAGTAGCTCACTTTGAATCGCGCTGGTGCGCACCATCATCATCGTCACGAGTACACCGCACACTGCCAGGACTCCCAGGGTCTGCCACAACACCTGACTGTCTTTGGGAGCGTAGGCCATAATTGCTGCTACCACAGCACCCACAGCGGCCCCGCCGAGATGCGCCCGCCAATCGATTCCTGCCACTACAAAGCCGATACCGATGTTGATAGCCAACAGCACCGCAATCTGCGTGACGTCGGCTTTAAGCGAATGTCCTGCCACCAGCAGGGCCGCCATCAGACCAAATATCGCGCCACTGGCTCCGACGGACAACGTGTTAAGCGGGCTGAAGGTATAGGAAGCGATGCTGCCGCCAAGCGCCGCTAGCAGGTACAACACCACGAACCGGACATGCCCCAGGATTGATTCCAGCGGCCGACCTACCAGCCAGAGCACCAGCATGTTGAAGCCAATATGAAGCAAACTGCCGTGCAAGAAAGCCGCAGTGAAGAGGCGCCACCATTCGCCTCCCAACGAGACCGCCGCCGGATACATGCCCCACTGCCGGATGACCGCATCCATACCGGCGACCATTTCCACGATGAACAGACCAACATTGATGCCGATCAGGACCTTAGTGACGTAAAAGTCCCGGATGGGTTCGCCACCCATTGGAGTTACTACCTGCCGGGTTTGCTGCTGTCCCTCACGGACGCACTCCGGGCACTGAAAGCCGACCGGTGCCGCTGACATGCAGTCAGGGCAGATCGGGCGGTGGCAACGCGAGCAGGAAATATAGGTCTCGTGGTCCGGGTGCCGATAGCAGGTGGGTGCTACCGCCTGGCTGTCGTCGTTCAGGACTCGACCTGTTCGATCGAGATGGAAGAGATCACCACATCCTGGCGTGGGCGATCCTGTGCGCCCGTCGGAACCGACTCGATGGCGTCAACCACTTCCTGCCCGGACACCACTTCGCCGAAAATGGTGTGTTTCCCAGTCAGCCAGGGCGTCTCGGCGGTCGTAATGAAGAACTGCGACCCATTCGTGTTGGGGCCTGCGTTGGCCATCGCCAACAAGTACGGCCGAGTGAAGGCAAGTTCTGGATGAATCTCGTCGGGGAACTGGTATCCGGGGCCGCCAGTGCCCTTACCCAGGGGGTCGCCACCTTGGATCATGAAGTTAGGAATCACCCGATGGAAGACCACGTTCTGATAGAGCGGATCGGTACTGGTGCGGCCAGTACCCGGATGTGTCCACTCGATTTCCCCGGTCGCTAGACCGGCGAAGTTCCGAACTGTCTTGGGCGCGTGGTTGGGGAACAGTTCCACTTTGATGTCGCCCTGCGAGGTGTGCAGTGTTGCGAAGGTTTTGGTTGCCACTTCGTCATCCTTTCATGCAGACAACAGCGATTGAGGGTTGCCCGGTGTCGCAGCGGCTCTGCTGCGACACCTTTCGGGCAGGAGTGGAGGCGAAGAGACTTGAACTCTCAACCCCCGCCTTGCAAAGGCGGTGCTCTGCCAGTTGAGCTACGCCCCCTGGCGGCCTAGTTGGCCTGGTTGTCGGAGCCCTCGGCTGCCGGCGGGTAGGTGGCACTGAAGTCCGGGGCGTTAGTCGCCTCGCTCCACAGATCCTCCTCGGCCCGGGAAGCCATTACCTGCCGGTACACCAAGTAGGCAGCGCCTACGACGACGCCCAGCAACAGCAGTTTCTTCATTGGATATCCCTTCTATCAGCGACAAGCACCGGAACGTGCACCATCGCCCGTGGGCCTAGATGGACTTGAACCATCGACCTCTTCCTTATCAGGGAAGCGCTCTAACCAGGCTGAGCTATAGGCCCGCACCTCAAGCAGGATACCGACAACCGTCGGTCATGCGAACACGGGGACGAAGATCAAGAGTCATCCGTGAGTGTGACCTGCAGGCCACCAGTAATTCCTACAGCCAGGTTGTAGAGGAAAGCGAACAGCGTGGCCAAGGCCGTGAGCAGGATTACCTCGAGCAGCGCGATCACGAAACTCACACCGATGATGCGCGAGAACGAGAAAAGGCTGGCTGGATCAAGGGTGTCGGCACCGCCGCCTGCGAGATCCGTCAACTGTGAAGTGACCTGATCTAGGGTCCCGCTCACCGTCAGCATCATCCAAATGATGGTGATTGCGACGATGTAGACGATGCCCAAGGCCAAGGTCAACATGAAAGCGTTCTTTGCCACTGACCACGGATCGATATGGGTGACAAAAAGGTGAGCGTGTCGAGCGCGCGCTTTGGGGGCAGGCGCATCTGCCCGACTCGAGCTCTTTGGGGACTGCGTTCGAGGAGCCGCTTTCCCGGGCTTTCCAGGCGTATTGGCGCTGGATTCACTAGTGGCCACCCGTGGCGAGGAACTACTCGTCACGCGGGGCTGCTGGCTGCTTGTTTCACTCGTTGGCTTGGCTGACATAGGCGAGTTCATCCGCTCTACTCCTTACTCAACTGGTCGGCTTCGGTGGTTGCATCTTGATCCCCTGCTGAGCCGAGACTACCCGGCTGCTGCCCGTCCGGTGCGGAATCCCCCTGTTCCGGCGATGCCGGTGAGGTTGTGTCGGCTTCGGGCAATTCCTCGTCGTCAAACTCTTGCTCAGCCGCTCGGGCCACGGCGACAACTGACTGCTCATTGGCCAAACCCATCACCGCCACACCCATAGTGTCTCGTCCTGTTGCCCGGATCTGCTCCACCGGGGTGCGGATGACGGTACCGGTGTCGGCAATGGCTAGCACTTCATCGCCAGGTTGACATACCAGCGCCCCAACTAGACCGCCACGATCCGCAACCAGCCGCATCGCCCGCACGCCCTGAATATTGCGGTTCTTGCGGCTCCATTCCGAAACCGGTGTCCGTTTACCGTAACCACCGTCGGTCAACGTCACCAGATACTGCTCGTCCTCCGCGACCTGCATGGCCAGCAGCTCATCACCTGAGCGCAGTTTAATCCCGCCGACACCACTTGTGGATCGCCCCATAGCACGTAGTTGTTGGTCATTGGCGGTAAAGCGGACGGACATTCCGGTACGACTGACCAACAACAGATCCTGCGCCTCACCCAACAACTCTGCTGAAATGACCTCGTCATCATCCACCAGGTTGATGGCTATAATTCCACCCGTACGGGGGGAGTTGTACTCCGAGAGTCGGGTCTTCTTCACTCGCCCGTTGCGGGTAGCGAGTACCAGGAACGGCTGGTCTTCATACGTTCGCAGCGGGAGGACCTGGGCAATCTCCTCATCTGGCTGGAACGCCAATAAGTTAGCGACGTGCTGACCTTTACCGTCGCGACCCACCTCCGGCAGTTGATAGGTCTTGGCCCGATAGACGCGACCTTTGTTCGTGAAGAACAGCACCCAGTTGTGTGTCGAAGTGACAAACAGGTGCTGGACAACATCGTCAGCACGCAACTGGGCACCGCGTACGCCCTTACCGCCCCGACGTTGTGACCGGTAGAGATCGAGAGCAGTTCGCTTGGCGTAGCCGCTGTGGGTGATGGTCACCACAGACTCGGTTTCAGCGATGAAGTCTTCATCCGCCATATCGCCTTCCCAAGGGGCGAACTCGGTGCGTCGCTCGTCACCGTACTTTTCGACGACGCCCGACAACTCCTCCGAGACGATTAGCCGCTGTCGCTCCGGCCGAGCCAAGATATCCTGCAAATCAGCTATCCGCGTCATCAGCTCCTCGTACTCATCGAGGATCTTCTGCCGTTCCAGAGCAGCAAGGCGACGCAACTGCATGTCGAGGATGGCGGTGGCCTGCACCTCGTCGATCTCCAGCAATTCCATTAAGCCAGCGCGAGCCGCGTCCACCGTGGCAGAAGCTCGGATCAGGGCAACCACCTCGTCAATGGCATCGAGCGCCTTGAGGTAGCCGCGCAAGATGTGTGCTCGCTCCTCGGCTTTGCGTAGCCGGAACCGAGAACGCCGTTGAATGACCTCAATCTGGTGTGCGATCCAGTAGGTGATGAACTGATCGAGCGCGAGAGTTCGTGGTTTGCCGTTGACCAAGGCCAACATGTTGGCACCAAACGAGTCCTGAAGTTGCGTGTGCTTGTACAGGTTGTTGAGCACGACCTGCGCGACTGCGTCCCGCTTTAACTCGATGACTAGTCGCATGCCGGTGCGGGAGGAGGAGTCGTCCCGCACATCAGCAATCCCGCTGAGTTTGCCTTCACGGACTAGTTCGGCGATGCGCAGCAACAGGTTGTCAGGGTTGACCTGGTAAGGGAGCTCGGTGACGATCAGCAACTGACGCGAGCGTGAATCTTCTTCGACCTCAACCCGAGCGCGAGTCACAATGGAGCCTCGACCAGTTCGATATGCCTCATCGATGCCGCGGCGGCCCACGATGATTCCCCCGGTCGGGAAATCCGGACCCTTCACTCGCTCGAGGAGTGCGGTCAGTAGTTCCTCACGGCTCGCCTCAGGGTTCTCGAGGGCCCACAGCGCTCCAGCGGCCACCTCGCGCAAGTTGTGTGGCGGGATATTGGTAGCCATGCCCACCGCGATGCCGGCGCTGCCGTTGACGAGCAGATTCGGAAATCTCGCTGGCAAGACCAGTGGTTCTTCAGTCTTACCGTCGTAGTTGGGTTGAAAGTCAACCGTTTCTTCGTCAATGTCACGCACGATCTCCATCGCGAGTGGCTTCATTCGGCACTCGGTGTAGCGCATCGCTGCTGCAGGATCGTTACCTGGTGAGCCGAAGTTTCCTTGACCGTCAACTAGGGGGTAGCGCAAACTCCATGGCTGAGCCAACCGGACCAAGGTGTCGTAGATCGCACTGTCACCGTGAGGGTGATAGTGGCCCATCACGTCTCCGACGACTCGGGCGCACTTGCTGTAACCCCGATCAGGTCGATAGCCACCGTCGTACATCGCGAAGATCACTCGGCGATGGACTGGCTTTAGACCGTCGCGGACGTCGGGCAACGCACGAGACACAATCACCGACATGGCGTAGTCCATGTAGGACTTCTTCATCTCCTCACGGAGATCAACTGGTTCGATCCGCTCAGGATCGACTATGACAATGTCATCTTCCGGCACAGTGTTTCCTTCTGATCAGACGTCCAGAAAGCGGACGTCTGATGCGTTTTCTTGGATGAACTTCCGACGTGCTGCCACGTCCTCACCCATTAGTTGGCTGAAAATTTCGTCTGCCTCAGCTGCACTGTCGATATCTACTCGCAGCATCGTCCGATTACTCGGATCCATAGTCGTTTCCCACAGTTCGCTGGCGTTCATTTCGCCCAGTCCCTTGTATCGCTGCACCTCACCACCACGTCGAAGTTTGCGACCATCTGCTTTGCCAGCCGCTAGGAGTGCATCTCGTTCTCGATCCGAGTAGGCATACTCGGGTTCGCCTTGCGACCAGTCGATCTTGTACAGCGGTGGCTGAGCCAAATAAACAAAACCACTTTCAATGATTTCTGGCATGAAGCGGAACAGGAAAGTCAACAGCAGCGTGCGAATGTGTTGACCGTCCACGTCTGCATCCGCCATCAACACAATCTTGTGATAGCGCAGTTTTCCGGTGTCGAATTCTTCCTTTACGCCGGTACCCAAGGCCGAGACAATTGCCTGCACTTCATTATTGTTCAGCGCTCGATCAATACGGGCCTTCTCTACGTTGAGAATCTTTCCTCGAATCGGCAAGATTGCCTGAATCCGAGGATCGCGACCGCTGCGGGCACTACCTCCGGCGGAGTCACCCTCAACGATGAAGATTTCACATTCTTCCGGTTCCCGGGAGGAGCAATCGATCAGCTTGCCCGGCAGACCCGCGCCACCGAGTAGACCCTTTCGGTTGCGGGCAAGATCACGGGCTTTGCGGGCTGCGAACCGGGCTGCCGCAGCATCAACAGACTTCCGGGCGATGCTCTTACCTTCTGCTGGGTTGGCCTCAAACCAAGCACCGAGGTGGTCGTTGACGACTTTCTGCACAAAAGTTTTGGCCTCAGTGTTTCCCAGCTTTCCCTTGGTTTGACCTTCGAACTGGGGTTCGGCGAGCTTGAGTGAAATAATCGCGGTTAAACCTTCGCGGATGTCCTCACCGGACAGGTTTGCCTGCTTTTCTCTCAGGACCCCCCACTCCCGAGCAAACTTGTTGACCAGCGACGTCAACGCCGTCCGGAAACCCTCCTCATGAGTGCCACCGCCCACGGTATTGATGGTGTTCGCAAAGGTGTAGACCGATTCGTTGAATCCCTGATTCCACTGCAAGGCCACATCCAGGGTCATTCGTCCCTCACCGTCCTCACCACTAAAACTGATCACACTCGGGTTGGCGGCCCCCTTGGTGGAGTTCAAGTGCGTGACGAAATCCGCGATTCCGCCGGCATAGTGGTAGGTC is a genomic window containing:
- a CDS encoding class E sortase, producing the protein MSDGSAARRSSPTRRIFSVVGEILVTAGLVLLLFVGWQLYWTDVLAARAQADTRDELLLEWNLAPVDDEIKTDINTTVGQPFGLLYVPALGDRSWDIPIVEGTEHSLLSQGVGHHKDTALPGQVGNFAIAGHRTTYGAPFMDIAELQPGDPVIVETKHGWFVYELNNDKIISPNDGWVLDPVPGKSNATPKQKLLTMYACHPMYSAAQRYVWFGELVAEYPRSGGPPPELTRGND
- a CDS encoding cell division protein CrgA, whose protein sequence is MPESRRRKRAAYTPPPTGKSSEEDEQKKVPVKIGNSRWLAPLMVAMFIIGLAWIVVWYVSPDNALMAPLAGWNVAIGFVFIGIGFVLSTKWE
- a CDS encoding DUF3566 domain-containing protein, producing the protein MNSPMSAKPTSETSSQQPRVTSSSSPRVATSESSANTPGKPGKAAPRTQSPKSSSRADAPAPKARARHAHLFVTHIDPWSVAKNAFMLTLALGIVYIVAITIIWMMLTVSGTLDQVTSQLTDLAGGGADTLDPASLFSFSRIIGVSFVIALLEVILLTALATLFAFLYNLAVGITGGLQVTLTDDS
- a CDS encoding DLW-39 family protein, which translates into the protein MKKLLLLGVVVGAAYLVYRQVMASRAEEDLWSEATNAPDFSATYPPAAEGSDNQAN
- a CDS encoding aminodeoxychorismate/anthranilate synthase component II codes for the protein MKGPRILVVDNYDSFVFNLAQYLSQIGAEVVVERNDKVSAKAVLGYDGVLLSPGPGTPADSGVCRPIIAEYGAQVPILGVCLGHQAIAEVYGAIVDRAPELLHGKTSQVEHDGRGVFQDLPSPFTATRYHSLGVAPETVPADLEVSATTASGVIMGLRHRIHPVAGVQFHPESVLTEHGHQLLANWLVACGDTEAPQRAADLSPVVAAAPTQVAP
- the gyrB gene encoding DNA topoisomerase (ATP-hydrolyzing) subunit B produces the protein MYVSAISWRYRVLCQQGESLSYDASAITVLEGLEAVRKRPGMYIGSTGERGLHHLVYEVVDNAVDEAMAGYCDHIEVELLTDGGVRVTDNGRGIPVDIHPEEGRPAIEIVLTVLHAGGKFGGSGYSVSGGLHGVGVSVVNALSSRITAEVHRDGSVWRQSYTGGVPDEALAQGETTDRSGTTITFWPDDEIFETTHFEFETLAARFQEMAFLNQGLKIELIDDREHPPVEPDQVVESEPLDQRRQVTYHYAGGIADFVTHLNSTKGAANPSVISFSGEDGEGRMTLDVALQWNQGFNESVYTFANTINTVGGGTHEEGFRTALTSLVNKFAREWGVLREKQANLSGEDIREGLTAIISLKLAEPQFEGQTKGKLGNTEAKTFVQKVVNDHLGAWFEANPAEGKSIARKSVDAAAARFAARKARDLARNRKGLLGGAGLPGKLIDCSSREPEECEIFIVEGDSAGGSARSGRDPRIQAILPIRGKILNVEKARIDRALNNNEVQAIVSALGTGVKEEFDTGKLRYHKIVLMADADVDGQHIRTLLLTFLFRFMPEIIESGFVYLAQPPLYKIDWSQGEPEYAYSDRERDALLAAGKADGRKLRRGGEVQRYKGLGEMNASELWETTMDPSNRTMLRVDIDSAAEADEIFSQLMGEDVAARRKFIQENASDVRFLDV
- the gyrA gene encoding DNA gyrase subunit A, which translates into the protein MKKSYMDYAMSVIVSRALPDVRDGLKPVHRRVIFAMYDGGYRPDRGYSKCARVVGDVMGHYHPHGDSAIYDTLVRLAQPWSLRYPLVDGQGNFGSPGNDPAAAMRYTECRMKPLAMEIVRDIDEETVDFQPNYDGKTEEPLVLPARFPNLLVNGSAGIAVGMATNIPPHNLREVAAGALWALENPEASREELLTALLERVKGPDFPTGGIIVGRRGIDEAYRTGRGSIVTRARVEVEEDSRSRQLLIVTELPYQVNPDNLLLRIAELVREGKLSGIADVRDDSSSRTGMRLVIELKRDAVAQVVLNNLYKHTQLQDSFGANMLALVNGKPRTLALDQFITYWIAHQIEVIQRRSRFRLRKAEERAHILRGYLKALDAIDEVVALIRASATVDAARAGLMELLEIDEVQATAILDMQLRRLAALERQKILDEYEELMTRIADLQDILARPERQRLIVSEELSGVVEKYGDERRTEFAPWEGDMADEDFIAETESVVTITHSGYAKRTALDLYRSQRRGGKGVRGAQLRADDVVQHLFVTSTHNWVLFFTNKGRVYRAKTYQLPEVGRDGKGQHVANLLAFQPDEEIAQVLPLRTYEDQPFLVLATRNGRVKKTRLSEYNSPRTGGIIAINLVDDDEVISAELLGEAQDLLLVSRTGMSVRFTANDQQLRAMGRSTSGVGGIKLRSGDELLAMQVAEDEQYLVTLTDGGYGKRTPVSEWSRKNRNIQGVRAMRLVADRGGLVGALVCQPGDEVLAIADTGTVIRTPVEQIRATGRDTMGVAVMGLANEQSVVAVARAAEQEFDDEELPEADTTSPASPEQGDSAPDGQQPGSLGSAGDQDATTEADQLSKE
- a CDS encoding rhomboid family intramembrane serine protease, yielding MSAAPVGFQCPECVREGQQQTRQVVTPMGGEPIRDFYVTKVLIGINVGLFIVEMVAGMDAVIRQWGMYPAAVSLGGEWWRLFTAAFLHGSLLHIGFNMLVLWLVGRPLESILGHVRFVVLYLLAALGGSIASYTFSPLNTLSVGASGAIFGLMAALLVAGHSLKADVTQIAVLLAINIGIGFVVAGIDWRAHLGGAAVGAVVAAIMAYAPKDSQVLWQTLGVLAVCGVLVTMMMVRTSAIQSELLDGRGQVLIGSAEQSQHDSQNYH
- a CDS encoding EamA family transporter translates to MRFNTASREGLAILLVVLGVVAFSVNAGVSRIVLDAGVTPAVLSGVRAVGAAGFLALAVLIFRRAHWRIPRHDLTVLVVYGLVGLGALPLFYFEAISRIPIGLALLLEYLAPLWVALWARFIRKQPVNRLLWPAVGLTVLGLGIIAATGLADLDPIGVTAGLGCSVAFATYFILGERLVQRSDPIVVTFWGFTISGLLWTFVGLTGVVGAWWSVSLTADAQLPASLGAVVFPLGGLLLWVILLGTVIPFGAETAAMQFIPATLVSVLATAEPIGAALVAWWLFDQSLTGSQIVGGLVVVLGIVLALLSRPNQHLPAPIE
- a CDS encoding peptidylprolyl isomerase — encoded protein: MATKTFATLHTSQGDIKVELFPNHAPKTVRNFAGLATGEIEWTHPGTGRTSTDPLYQNVVFHRVIPNFMIQGGDPLGKGTGGPGYQFPDEIHPELAFTRPYLLAMANAGPNTNGSQFFITTAETPWLTGKHTIFGEVVSGQEVVDAIESVPTGAQDRPRQDVVISSISIEQVES